tttctttttcttttttttttgttgacaatacaCCATTTATTTCATGTGTGCTCTATTCTTCTCTTTGCCTATACACCTAATTTTATGTTTGTTCAATCCGCGTTTATGATGATGGTTGGACCatagtgatgatttttttggatttttatatcttttgcttttgaacTTTTAGCTCTTATTATGCTTATGGCAAGAGTTAATGttggttatttaatttatttttttggtacataatattggttatttatttgtgttatgtgttttaTTCATGTGTTCCTTTGCCGTTATTATGTTGAACTATTTTAAATGGAgttgattattttattgtatattttttataagaaaatgtaccaattattgttatttttatgcaatcatttgtttaccttttttttttggtttaaaatttgttttctttttttgttggtacaaatgttatcatttgtatttttatacttttttttttggtagagtatTTTTATCCTTTCTACTATGCAATTTATTATGCgtataaaaaattgacaaaggTGAAGAatcattattttgataattttgatttttgataattaatggtttaatttcttctttttttatggtAGAAGAATTCATTAATTCATTCTATTTGAGGTATGTTTTGATCATCCTTATTTTCCAGTGCAACAAAGAAATAAGTCTCATcttaataattattatcaatcaatcttagccattaattggaattaaaattaaaggtcaagatttggagtaagttataaaacttactcttggagtcaatataaccctcctcatatatatatatatatatatatatatatatatatatatatatatatatatatatatatatatatatatatatatataggaaaatgctaactagtgcccccggggcactagttaagaatactaattatagtaaaattacattgaaacttgtgtagtcaatgtttgtaaagtataaaaagtgtcatttccaatacaaaaattgctttttttataggagaatgttaacttgtgcccttaaggcacatgttaaggaagcaaaaatagaaattattaaatgttaatttgtgcattttgacttttgaagcattaaatttcttgtatcattaaatgttgaatttctattttggtatatcttaacatgtgcccttagggcacatgttaacaagacccttttttatattcttaactagtgtcccggggCACCAGTTAGCatgaaacaatataattttgaaaaaatttgtgtactaggaaaaaaaaattactatctTATGTACCGGAAAAGTTTCTAAAAATGTGTGAAAAAGTAAAAAGTtaaatgttttaattatatatgattgtaAAATGAACAGTTTGGTCGAAAAAGAGGTGGAAGTAAAATTGTAGGAATATGGATAGGAAGTAAAATTTTCTCGAATAGTCTTTCACATGGCTTGGGCCATATTGCCAACCTGGATtatctaaaattaaaatagttaaATAGATGTAAGATATGTGTAGAtaagataaatttaaaatgaaactataatttttgaaagttaatatttaatattaaagtCACTATGTCTAGTAGTGAGGGATTTGGGTACTATGTTATAGGTCGTGAGTTCGATCTTCatctcattgtaaaccaaaaaaaaatattaaaaaaaatttgattgtgAAATGGTTATGGATCTAATGGATACACGTAAAAATTGTTCATAGTGAGTGCATAATTACTGGTAtaaagtttttcaaaaaaaaaaaaaattactggtAGGaagtaagtaattttttttcacccTATTAATTTTCTCGTACACccaacaaaattatcaaaatacttgtgtctactacttaagtagtgaagTTTTAAGTAtcggacattataaaaatgaaaaatttacggaaaaaaaaaaaaaaaacactttccTTTAcatatccgctacttaagtagcgagaAGATGGTAGGGTGGAAAAAAATCTCATAAAGAAAAAGTGCATAATTTTGCACGAGTTACTTTGCATCTTATAAAGTCTTGGAAGCTTAACTGTTTCAGTTGGTAGTTTTGGATGAGTAGGTAGCAATGGCATGTAATAGTCAATTTGCAAGATTGTTGTAAGAGATGTGTTGAACTTCTCTCCCGTGATAAGCTTGTGTTCTTCTTAGTTCTTACAGGTTATCAAGAGAAAAATTAGCTCATGGTAAACTACATATTAGAAACGAATCAAATGTCTTAATGCAATAAAAAGATACTATTATAAAACTGAGTTGCTCAAAAATCTAAGTTCTAACTATTGGAGCAAATCATAGATACTCTTATAAAAGTAAGTTCCTTAGTGtgatactactccgtcccaaaatataagcaaaaagaggtcaataaaagtgaatgtatctagactaaattttaaaccaaatacatcaactttcattgaccaatttttgcttatattttgggacggagggagtatgtcaTAATGGAGGTCACTTGGTAGTGGATATTCACCATAATGACCTCTTAAATTTTTGCCACTTAAGATACTCTTGTAAAACCCCTTTGACTGGTTGGCAGAAAATGGCTAATTTATCAATTCTCCAATCTAACGGAAAGTGATAAATTTTAAAGCAATTGAACAGGTAACACTTACTTACCCATTAAAGTACAACCAATCAATATtcaaattacaataaaatataaatcaaagaATACATAAAAAATCATAGTAAAAGACATGCTCAAATTTCATGATTGATTTttgtgaaaaaacaaaaaattccatGATTGTGCCTTAAAACTTCAGATTTTGAAGACTTAAAAGGAGAAAATACAATGGAAAATAAACTACTCTCCAGCTCATGTGATAAAAAAGCTGCAGAGAATTTGAAGTGCAGTGACGCCGGTTGCCCCGGTTCAACCTGCAATTTCTCAATTCATAGTACTTAATATGTAAATCTAGCCACTAAACTCTTAAGagttaaaacaaaacaaaaaagcgatctcaaagcaaacaccaacATTGTCTCAAATCCAACACCAACACTGTCGATTAATCAATGACTGTCGCTTTACAAgaaatattgtttttctttctagaaaagaaaaggagaatAATAGAAGAAAAGAATATGATTAGCCCGAAATAAGGCTGAAACCAATTAAGGAGGAGAGAAGATATGAGTACAAAGAATCATAAATAACAATGGGTCAAGGAaccaaaaatttataaaactaaTTCCCAGACAATGTACAAAAAATTCAAGCTGATGATATAGAACAGAGATCTTCAAAAACTTGTCTGATGTTGGGCCTTTCATTTACAGGGAGAATACACCTGAGAGATGTTGCAAGCAGATGGTCCATCTCTTTAGAGGATTCTTCGCCACCTGCAATGTCTCTGTCTATACAGTCCATTACCCTTCCTTCTCTTTCACACAGCCTAACCCAATCTGTAAGATCGACAGCACCTGATTGTCCAGATATTATGTCGCCTGCACTTTTTCTTGTTAATAATTCCATTAGGATCACCCCAAGTGCATACACATCGGCCTTAAAGGATGGAAGTGGTTTGGAAGCAGAAGCAAGTTCTGGAGCACAGTATCCAAGTGCTCCTAGATTTAGCATCTGCTCTGCAACTCCAGCTGATGTCATGAGCCGGTGCAAACCGTAGTCAGTAAGACAAACACTGTATTCAGGGCCTGCTAACAGAATATTTGTCGGCTTCAGATTTCCATGGGGAAGCCCTCGATCATGTAGGTATAAAAGACATCTTGCAACTTCAACTGCAACTCTTATTCTCTGGCTGAATGACAATGGCGAGTACCTCCGGGGTGTGGTCTCTGTGCAAACAGATACATTAATATTATACTAACTAACTATGCAAAAAGCTATAGTCATGTAAAAATACCCCTATACGAACAATGCAGATGATAACTATAGGACACGATAAATGCTACCaataaaaagaacaaaacttaGGTGGAGTTTCATATGTAATGTTTTCACCGTTCTCCAAACAGTATCTCAAATTTTGTCctaaaaataatacttttaaacaaaacaaaacataaaagatAGTGGAGGTTTGAGATATGACGACGGAAAAGTTAATTATTACCATAGAGATGGAGGGCCAAGTTGTCTCCGTGAATGTAGTCAGCTAAAAGAAGCCTCTCCTGCTCCCTAGGCCCCCAATAGTATGCTAGTAACGGGACAATGTTTGGATGCCTCATTGAACCGATCTTTTTAACTTCTCTAGCAAATTCCTTTTTAAGTTTGACCAGCCCCACCCTTAACCATTTTACAGTCAACATATGACCATTGTCCAGAGTAGCTTTGTACAGAGTGCCATGGCTACTTCTGCCAAGAACTTCAGCCGGAGCTCGAGATAATTCCTCTGCGGTGAATGCTAGTGAAGAATCCAGGAAAAACAGTTCCCCGGCCAGTCGATCTGGTGAGTAAACGTCCAACATCACAGGCTTTTCACAAGCCTCTATAAAGCGTGGCGAGGACGACAATGGGGAACCAGGAGAAGACTTCCTTCCAGATGACATGGGAAGGTTATCCATCAAATTAGGAGGTGCTGAACTGGTTGCTACCACTCCCTCCGGCAAGCAGTGCTCAGAAATTTCAGTTATAAACTCTGACTGCTGTCCAGAAAGTGACCTTGAATTGGATGTCAATAAGTGATCATTTGAAAAGCTCAGTGAAGATGATGAGGGTTGAGCATTTGTATGGAACTTGAAGAGGGAAGGCCTTGAAAGTCCTCCTAACTTGGCATCTCTTCCGGTAGCTGGGCCAGCAAAACCACTTCTCCCACGAAATTCTTTTGCTTGTGTTCGATGATAAGCCAATAAAACAAAAGCAATCATCACAGCAGCCCCCACAGAAGCAAGGATAATTGCTATCCTGATATTACTCTTTGAACTATGATGTTTACCTTCATCTGGATTATCTGGCAGTGCAGCAGAACGTTCAGGAGAATTACTTGGTAACTTAAGCTTTTTATTTCCAGGGTAAAAGGATGCAGAAGGAAACCGCCGCAAATCTTCGGGAACAGGGCCAGATAGATCATTATTGGACACATTAAATACAGTCAAATTATTTGAAAGCTTGTCGGGAATATTTCCAGTAAATTTGTTGTTAGACAAATCAAGGTACTCCAAATCAATAAGTTTGCTCAATTCATTTGGAAGCTGTCCGGAAAAGCCATTACTTGCCAGATTCAGCTGTTTGAGCTTAATCATTCTACCTATATCAGAAGGCAAGACACCTTCTAAAGAGTTGTTGGATACATCAAAATATTCCATTGGCTGATCAGGAGGCATAAGTAGTAATTCACTTACCCCTGAACCATGAAGCAAAAGTGGCCCTGTAAATTGATTTCCAGAAAGATTCAGTCTGATCAATGATGATGAAGCAACTAAACCAATTGGGATGGATCCATTAAGTTCATTAAAACTTAAGTCAAGGGTAGACAATTTTGAATATGTCCCTAAAATAGAAGGCAAGGATCCTGACAGCTTGTTTGAACTCAGATCAATAATCTCCATACTGGCTTCCCAGTTCTCTATTACAGAAATGTCGCCAGAAAACATATTCCTGCTGAAATCTATGACTGTACATCTTCCCAAAGATGTTGGCAATGAGCCTGATAAACTATTCCACGAAAGATCCAAAACATTTAAAGTGGATGAGTTAATTACAGCAATTGAGCCTGCACATAAGCAAAGATATGCAAATCAATTAACAGAGTATTGAGTTTACCGTGTCTTTCTTTGTCTAAATAATTCAAATCCCCAAAATCTGAAATACAAATACTTCACAAACCATGATGCAatagttatttatatataaaagagCCTCatgaaaatttatttcacaacGGGTGAACAAAAAGCTTTTAAATGAAAATGCAAGCAGAATAAAGCGGCGAACAAAGGCTGGAGGTGAACAAAACAACGACATACAGAAAAATATAAGACAAAACCAATTCAGAAGAAAAAGTTTTGTACTGAAGGAATTAAGGAAAACATGAGACAGTTCAGAGGCTTAAACATCCAACTTGAAGAAAAATATCTCACAGGTCATCAGAGGATtacaaaatatgataaaaatgaGCCAAACACCAAGCATCATAAGATCCATTCACATAAAAAGTCAAATGTTTCAAatagacaaaaacaaaatatacaaaGAGGCAAACAAAAACAGATAATGCATGATTGAATGTAATGAAGATCATCCACAAGTGTTCGTCAGAAGAAACATATAACACAAAATATTCAACATCCTCTCTTCTCACCTCTTATACCCATCCTCTGTTCGCCCTTCTCTACGTCTATCGACAGACAACAATtgtattgatttatttatttttattacaatgaGGGACTAAGCCcaagaaaaaagagaaattacACCAAAATCGACCGAGGGATAGTAAACTAAACCCTGAAACATCAGCAGAAATTAAATGTCTAATTGGACTCAGACAAGTctcaaaaaaacaaacattacaATTCAACTCAGACAATTGTATTGATTAATTTGGAAGTATGTTGTTTCCATTAAAACACCCCGTTATCGAAAAGGATACGCGTTATCATTTCCGCGCCTTATCCACGTACTAAAACGTACATGCATGCACATAAATCCACAATCAAATGCATACTAAAACGCACGTGCATGCACATAAATCCACAATCAAATGCATAATAAAACGCATGTGCATGCacataaatccaaaatcaaatGCATACCAATGCCACGTTATCATTAAAACACCCGTTATCGAAAAGGTTACACGTTATCATTTACGCACCTTTTCCACATACTACAAACACACGTGCATGCACGTAAATCCACAATCAAATGCATACCTAAGCCACATTATCACTAAACACCGGATATTGAAATAATTTCTCTTGATTAGAAATATAGAATCCAACATGCATAGTGCAATGTATGCTCCTAAAACTGAATTAGATAGGTAATTCTGACAAGACAAAACTTATAACACAATATTCAACAGCCTCACATCTCACCCCCTACCTATCATCCTCTATTCGCCCTTTCTCAATGTCTATCGACAGACGACAATTGTATTGATTTACTTGCAAGCATGTTGTTTCCATTAAAGCACATGCAAAATGGAATTTACAAACTTTCGTTAAAACACCCGTTATCGAAAAGGTTACGCGTTATCATTTACGTTTTCCACGTACTAAAATGAACGTGCATGCACATAAATCCACAATCACATGCATACCTACGCCACGTTATCCTTAAACACCCGTTATTGAAATAATTTCTCTTAATTAGAAATTTAGAATCCAACATGTATATTGCAATGTATGCTCCTAAAACTGAACTAGATAAGTAATTCTGTCAAGACAAAACTTGAAAAGATACAAACCAAAAAATAGGTTAAATGTGaacaaataaacaaacacaGATCAATGCTACACCTACAAGTCTACAACTAACAAGCTAGTGATACTGATCctgaaagtaaaaaatatataccaGAAAAGCCATTAGAGCTAAGATCCAATTCTTGCAAGGACATTGAACTCAGCAACAAGTCTTCAGGAACAGCACCAAAGAAGAGATTCCGTGCAAGCGTCAGAATCCGAAGTTCAGGCAAGGAACCGAAAGAAGGAAGCTCCCCTCTAATCAAATTATCACTCAAATCCAAAGTTTCCAAGTTGCGAAACAATGCAATTGAATCACTTGTGAAAAATTCTCCATTCAATTTGTTACGACTAAGGTTCAAAAAACGAACAGTATTAGCCAAAGATGAAACATTTTCAAGAGTAAGTGAAAGTCCACCATAGAACTGATTTAGACTTAAATCAAGAAATTCGACGTTGTGAAGAGTCGAAATCAATTCACCAATGTCAGCCCAGAGTTTGTTAGAGTGCAAATCAAGAACCCTAAGTTGTTGAAGATTATTAAGACCAGTTGGAAATCCACCTTTGAAATCATTGTGTGATAAATTGAGGTAATTAAGACCCCAAAGATCGTTGATCCGAGCCGGAATTGGACCGATGAATTTGTTGTTAGAAAGATCCAAATGCTGAAGTGAAGTTATCGTTCCTAATGAAGGAGGTAACCTTCCGGTGAACTGATTACCAGCGAGACTAAGATTTTTCAGCATTTTGAGGTCAAGTAGAGTTTGAAATTTCAATTCTCCGGTGAGATTGAAATGGTCGAGAACAATTCCGGTGATGTTTCCGGTGAGTTCGTCGCAGAAGATACCTTGCCATGAAGTAGGACATACGTTGACGTCGTTGAGCATGGAAAGGTTCCATGAGTTGAGAACTCGTTCATCTGGATCTGAGGTTATTCCTTTTTTGAATTCGAGTAGAGATCGGAGCTCCGGTGATGAGGCGGAGCAAGTTGTGAGTAAAATGAAAAGTAAATGCGCCGCCGCGGAGAGGAAAAAGGTTGGTGGAGGAGTCATTGGAGTGAATGTGAATCAAAACGACGCGTTTTAATGATTCATTGATAGAGAAAAAAGAACcctagaagaagaagaagaagaagaagaaggttaAGACTTAACAGAAACGTTGGACGGAGGTGGAAGAAGggtttgagagagagagagagagagagtttcaGTGTAGTGTAGTAGCACTAGTATACTATAggcttgttttttatttttatattttctacttatatttatatttattttaagataattattacatatattattattattactacatatataaacatatataaaCGGACAATAAACTACGCATTAAACTTACATCCATAAATACAATATTGCTATAcgtaatttatgattttttaggAATTTTTGTATTACTTCCTCGTGTCTTTTTATAAAAGGAACCGGATCgacaaaaattaatgtattttgtttATGATATGGACTAAATTCTTTAACTTTTGTTGATCGAATTGtcgcttataaaaataatcgaaggtaatgttttttttataaattattactattgttATTAAGAAATAATTATGAAACGGATCGATTTACATCAAAAGTAACTTTGAGTGagttagtatttattttgttgatatatAAGCGAGAGATTATTTACTATAAGCGTCGTATTATATTAATaatcaaatatggaaaatttcATAAAAGTTATTTCGATTTAAAGCATTTACTTATGTAGTTTGATATCATTTGATAGTGCTTATTTCAattaataagagaaaaaaaattaatcgaaaGATATGAGTTTAACTCTAGCTGTCAGCCACTAAACCAGTTATCATCCAGCGTGAAAATACTTTTGTAAATGTTCATTGAATCTTAAAATCTAATTGATTAAAATgaactaagaaaaaaaaaaattaggtacgAAAATGAACTCAAGAAAGTTAAttcacctaaaaaaaaaaatcttaaaacatattaatactaataattaatcacacaacacaacacaatataaatttacaaaaacaatttccataaaatagtaataaattaaGAGGAATGGAAGAAATGAGAGGGGGTGGTGAGGTGGAGAGTGTTGGTTGGTGGGAGCTAGTAACTACAGTCTGTAAAAGACAAGTTCCTCGTCCTCTCTCCCTTCATTAATTTCACAATGTTGTACTGTCTTGTGTTTGTGTgctgttgttgttattgttctctctttctctttctaccAAGTACGAAGTGTGTGAATGAATTGTTTGTGAGAGACACAGACACAAACGCCAATGTTAGGCTTCggtctctctctctcatctCTCCTTCTTCTCTATCCAGCCCTACACGCACATGCATATCTATCTAACGCCTATATGCACGCCGTCACTAACACCTTCTTGCCTTAATCTCTATTCTCTTGTTTCATACAAAAATTCatttgtattatcttgttctttctttcttttaatatttctc
This portion of the Trifolium pratense cultivar HEN17-A07 linkage group LG3, ARS_RC_1.1, whole genome shotgun sequence genome encodes:
- the LOC123913954 gene encoding probable inactive receptor kinase At5g10020, which gives rise to MTPPPTFFLSAAAHLLFILLTTCSASSPELRSLLEFKKGITSDPDERVLNSWNLSMLNDVNVCPTSWQGIFCDELTGNITGIVLDHFNLTGELKFQTLLDLKMLKNLSLAGNQFTGRLPPSLGTITSLQHLDLSNNKFIGPIPARINDLWGLNYLNLSHNDFKGGFPTGLNNLQQLRVLDLHSNKLWADIGELISTLHNVEFLDLSLNQFYGGLSLTLENVSSLANTVRFLNLSRNKLNGEFFTSDSIALFRNLETLDLSDNLIRGELPSFGSLPELRILTLARNLFFGAVPEDLLLSSMSLQELDLSSNGFSGSIAVINSSTLNVLDLSWNSLSGSLPTSLGRCTVIDFSRNMFSGDISVIENWEASMEIIDLSSNKLSGSLPSILGTYSKLSTLDLSFNELNGSIPIGLVASSSLIRLNLSGNQFTGPLLLHGSGVSELLLMPPDQPMEYFDVSNNSLEGVLPSDIGRMIKLKQLNLASNGFSGQLPNELSKLIDLEYLDLSNNKFTGNIPDKLSNNLTVFNVSNNDLSGPVPEDLRRFPSASFYPGNKKLKLPSNSPERSAALPDNPDEGKHHSSKSNIRIAIILASVGAAVMIAFVLLAYHRTQAKEFRGRSGFAGPATGRDAKLGGLSRPSLFKFHTNAQPSSSSLSFSNDHLLTSNSRSLSGQQSEFITEISEHCLPEGVVATSSAPPNLMDNLPMSSGRKSSPGSPLSSSPRFIEACEKPVMLDVYSPDRLAGELFFLDSSLAFTAEELSRAPAEVLGRSSHGTLYKATLDNGHMLTVKWLRVGLVKLKKEFAREVKKIGSMRHPNIVPLLAYYWGPREQERLLLADYIHGDNLALHLYETTPRRYSPLSFSQRIRVAVEVARCLLYLHDRGLPHGNLKPTNILLAGPEYSVCLTDYGLHRLMTSAGVAEQMLNLGALGYCAPELASASKPLPSFKADVYALGVILMELLTRKSAGDIISGQSGAVDLTDWVRLCEREGRVMDCIDRDIAGGEESSKEMDHLLATSLRCILPVNERPNIRQVFEDLCSISSA